In a single window of the Streptomyces sp. NBC_00285 genome:
- a CDS encoding glycosyltransferase family 2 protein, which yields MSGPDISVVICVYTEDRWEDILAAVASVRTQSYTALETLLVVDHNPALLDRLAKEYKEVGEVRLFANAGPRGLSAGRNTGIAASRGAVIAFLDDDAVAERDWLRHFAAGYADPRVMAVGGRTVPIWASGRRPAWFPEEFDWVVGCTYKGIEPGLVRVRNVLGGNASFRRSAFDAAGGFATGIGRDGDKRPLGCEETELCIRLSRARPDAVLLIDDRAVIHHRVPEAREHFGYFRVRAYAEGLSKALVARSVGAGKGLESERRYTTRVLPSGVVRGLRDAALSRPGGAGRAGAIVAGVLTAAGGYVVGSVRARRGGATFTVAEIEGGTHA from the coding sequence TTGAGCGGTCCCGACATCTCCGTCGTGATCTGCGTGTACACCGAGGACCGCTGGGAGGACATCCTCGCGGCGGTCGCCTCGGTGCGGACGCAGTCGTACACGGCCCTGGAGACGCTGCTGGTCGTCGACCACAATCCGGCGCTGCTCGACCGGCTGGCCAAGGAGTACAAGGAAGTCGGGGAGGTCCGCTTGTTCGCCAACGCGGGCCCCCGCGGCCTGTCCGCGGGCCGCAACACCGGGATCGCCGCCTCGCGCGGCGCGGTGATCGCCTTCCTCGACGACGACGCCGTCGCCGAGCGCGACTGGCTGCGCCACTTCGCGGCCGGCTACGCCGACCCGCGGGTCATGGCGGTGGGCGGCCGTACGGTGCCGATCTGGGCGTCGGGCCGCAGGCCGGCCTGGTTCCCGGAGGAGTTCGACTGGGTGGTCGGCTGCACCTACAAGGGCATTGAGCCCGGCCTGGTCCGCGTGCGCAACGTCCTCGGCGGCAACGCCTCCTTCCGTCGCAGCGCCTTCGACGCGGCCGGCGGCTTCGCCACCGGCATCGGACGGGACGGCGACAAGCGCCCGCTGGGCTGCGAGGAGACGGAGCTGTGCATCCGGTTGAGCCGGGCCAGACCGGACGCGGTCCTGCTGATCGACGACCGGGCGGTGATCCATCACCGGGTGCCCGAGGCGCGCGAGCACTTCGGGTACTTCCGTGTCCGCGCGTACGCCGAGGGCCTGTCGAAGGCGTTGGTGGCCCGAAGTGTCGGCGCGGGCAAGGGACTTGAGTCCGAGCGCCGTTACACCACCCGGGTACTGCCGTCCGGGGTGGTGCGCGGACTGCGGGACGCCGCGCTGTCCCGGCCGGGGGGCGCGGGCCGGGCGGGCGCGATCGTCGCCGGGGTGCTGACGGCGGCCGGCGGGTATGTCGTCGGCAGCGTCCGGGCCCGGCGGGGAGGAGCCACGTTCACGGTCGCGGAGATCGAGGGGGGAACGCATGCCTGA
- a CDS encoding polysaccharide deacetylase family protein, whose protein sequence is MPEPPVPILMYHAVATDPNDATRVLSVSPESFAEQMELIGGAGLTPVKVADLAARWRDGRPLPERPVLITFDDGYEGVHRHALPVLAKHGFPATVFVSTGWIRGAYDTGGGLDTMLDWDQIRELAAAGVEIGGHTHTHPELDQLDDTALRHELIHSKEIVTDELGTVPASFAYPYGYSSRRVRQAVRETGYGQALAVNNGLARRRQGPYALTRLTVRRSTTAEEFERLVQGRAIARDFARDRALTKGYALVRRARQVRRKVSRSRV, encoded by the coding sequence ATGCCTGAGCCGCCCGTACCGATCCTCATGTACCACGCGGTCGCGACCGACCCGAACGACGCCACCCGCGTGCTGTCGGTGTCCCCGGAGTCCTTCGCCGAGCAGATGGAACTGATCGGAGGGGCGGGACTCACGCCGGTCAAGGTCGCCGATCTCGCGGCCCGTTGGCGTGACGGCCGCCCGCTGCCCGAACGGCCCGTCCTGATCACCTTCGACGACGGCTACGAGGGCGTGCACCGCCATGCGCTGCCCGTGCTCGCCAAGCACGGCTTCCCGGCGACGGTGTTCGTCTCCACCGGCTGGATCCGGGGTGCGTACGACACCGGCGGCGGCCTGGACACCATGCTGGACTGGGACCAGATCCGCGAACTCGCCGCGGCGGGCGTGGAGATCGGCGGCCACACCCACACGCACCCCGAGCTCGACCAGCTCGACGACACCGCGCTGCGCCATGAGCTGATCCACTCCAAGGAGATCGTCACCGACGAACTCGGCACCGTACCGGCCTCGTTCGCCTATCCGTACGGCTACTCCAGCCGCCGGGTGCGTCAGGCGGTGCGCGAGACCGGGTACGGCCAGGCGCTCGCCGTGAACAACGGCCTGGCACGCCGGCGCCAGGGGCCGTATGCGCTCACCCGCCTCACCGTGCGGCGCAGCACCACGGCCGAGGAGTTCGAGCGGCTCGTCCAGGGCCGTGCGATCGCCCGGGACTTCGCCAGGGACCGTGCCCTCACCAAGGGGTACGCGTTGGTCCGAAGAGCACGACAGGTCCGGCGGAAGGTCTCCCGTTCCCGTGTCTGA